The window aAAAGTAAATTGTCGTCTGCATCATGCAGCAAATATGTCTAATGTAATTAACCTTAACTAATCTTGTCTTTATAATAAACTAATCCCTTTTCTTTGCAGATTGAACCATCAGTAATGTATGACCTACTGATATCAGCGTACAGACTGTTCAGAATGTTTGTGGGACCATTCCAAGATATTTCACCAGATGAAATATACACAACATGTGATAAATTTTTTGGTCCGGtgagttatttttattactatggtacgcaaatcaataaattattttgttcagGCCTTTTATGTGTATGACAAATCATTGCAGATTACTTGGTTGACACAGTTGTATGTGGTGCGTGAGCGCGTGGGAAACAGAGCCTTCCAATTATACTGTGCAACCGGGAATCGCTGCAATATATCATTGTTGTGTGTGTGCTTTATtcaatacataattatactCATACATCATCTCATACACTAACTTTTACCACCTATTTCCCGTTGGATAGGAAATGGATATATAATTGTTAACAGTATTTTTAACTACCTTTTACTAGCAATGGCTATAGTTCGGGTTGCGTGCTGGGATGGAAGAGATGAACAAAGTAGGTAgctaatattctttaataacacACATGTATGTTATAAGAAAAGTTCAGAAGGCGGGCTAACCAGGCGGGAGTCGGGGCGCGTTGGTAGGCGCGTGGCAAGTAAGGTGGTTGTGTACCGACTGGCGTCCGTTGGCCGCGGGCCCCGCGTGGTTAGCTAAAATGCTGATCACACAATATGTGGCAGGGGTGTCGCCACATCACTCCCCCcccttttttgagaaaaataaaatgtatacataaaaaaacttagccaaaaataaaaacaattgacaacTTGTAACCTCTTTTCATGACTGACTGTACTCTTATATTGTTACGGTAATGCTGATGCAAATAAATCGACGCTGCGCTCATGTTTACGACGTTTGTAATATGATCGCTCTGTGCCCGCGCTGACGCTGCTCCACCGCTATGCAACGTGACTGGGCTGGAATGCGGCGCTTGTAGGTCCCGCTTGATCATGCTCTGACGAGAAAGTCTTCATGCCATACGCCTTTGCGGCTGTAATGACTTCATGAGCGACCTCTGCGTGTAATGGCATGACTCCCTGCGACGACACTCGACGGTGCAATGAAGATCCTCTAACCACACGCTTTGGCGGCTGTGATGGCTTCAAGATGGATTTCAAATGACACGATGTCCGGCGGCAATATATAACATCCTTTAACCACACGCTTTGGCGGTTGTGATGGCTTCTAGGAATGAAACGACGTTCGGCGAAAAAATTTGCTGATGTAACGATATGTGTTTGTGTAAGATTGGTCCGGAACGGTGCTATCTTGCTTTTGCCGCTATCAGATAGCAGTTCGGTGGTCTGACTGCTCGACTGTTGAGGCTCTTACTTCTGAGGTCACTTTGTGGTTTCACTGAATTTAACCGCCTGGTTAGCTCACAAACGAATCTAGTTAGCACGTGTTCGAAAACGGGGTCACCACTTTAACTACCTTTTTACTGGTAAAGTCTATAGTTCGGGTTGCGTGCTGGGATGGAAGAGATGAACAAAGTAGGTAgctaatattctttaataacacacatgtatgttataagaaaagttcagaaggcgggctaaccaggcgggagtcggggcgcgttggtaggcgcgtggcaagtaaggtggttgtgtaccgactggcgtccgttggccgcgggccccgcgtggttagctaaaatgctgatcacacaatatgtggcaggggtgtcgccacagtatcatacattattttttacaattttacatcataatcagtagtattttttttctttattttcagtACATAGCATCCAAAAACCTCACAAATGATATAAGTGATGTCATACAGGGTATCAGTTACTTGCCACTGGACAAAAATTCTTTCTTCAAAGTCTTGTGCTTCATTGACCTTGTTGAAGTCACTTATCCTGACTTCAAGTGTGTCTCATTCGTTTATAATGAACAACTGATCTGGTGAGTAATCTCCATCATATGGTAAACAGGATTAATAAGATAATTCATTTAAAATGTTCATAttgcataatttaaaaaaaaatctgctgtGTGGTTCAGGCTTAAGTCTATTAGGAAGTATTCCAAACCATAATCATCATTTTCTTCTGGATATTATTTCACTCAACTTTGATCTTCtggtaaaaatatctttatttggAAAACAACACTTATATAATCCCTATATAtccctataatattataaatgcgaaagtaactctgtctgtctgtctgtctgtctgtctgtctgttaccctttcacgtcgaaactactgaaccgattttgatgaaatttggtatataggtagtttgaaccccaaggatcaacataggataccttttattccggtagagggcgccaccgcgcgataacctagtctgtaataagtacataatattaacTAGTTATTGTAATTCTACAGGAATGGCCTTTCAACCAACGACATGCTGACTCTTTATCAATATTTAGTACAAAAGTTACTACCAGAGCAAGTAGAGAAAGAGTTGCAAGGTGGTGCTGTGGCCGCGGCACAAAGGCATGGTCGCTTCATTTTGCCTCAGAATGGTATACGCAACCAAGATGACTTGCAAACCCTTTCTAAAGTGCATCTTATGCTCGAAGATGACATGGAATCAAAGCAATATTACCTAATTATATACAGAACTTTGAGTGCTACAGTCTGTTTTACAGTTGATGGTGGGtattaatccatactatccatactatatacttatactatataatattataaatgcgaaagtaactctgtctgtctgtctgtctgttacgctttcacgcctaaaccgctgaaccgattttgatgaaatttggtacagagatagaatagaccttgggaaagaacataggctattttttattgcgaaaaagaggctttaaggggttgaaataggggaagAAAGTTTATAGGgcggaagttcgtcgctgtcgaagttaaaaccatgaaacttggcatttaggcgcttaataagaaataaatcgatatttctttgagcttttttgaaaattcgacctgtgagggggtgaaataggggatgaaagtttatatggaagatcgtcattgtcgaagataaatcgatgtttctctatgaaacttggcatttggacacgtgataagagataaatacatatttgttcaagcatttttgaaaattcttcctatgagggggtgaaataggggatgaagtttatatggaagatcgtcattgtcgaagataaattgATGGTCCTTTATGAAActtttgttcaagcgtttttgaaaatgttacctgctaggggatgttagcagaggggatggtgcagtgttagcagaaccttCTTAACTCATAAGCAAAAtttacgcaatgtggggtcattttagatggcttattcacatagacagtcagacatgaaaaattatgatttacagatttttcttatttattttgctatgagctacctttatgcaaaattccaagtttctaggacagccggaagtacctaccctataaatttttctgttgaggcaatttgtatggaaacaccttttgaatgcctgtagcttttgattgccttgacttagaggtttgatttTTACAGCTTTCGGGAATATTGACCTAAGTTAAGGGtcttaatttcaactcgatacctatactccgcgcgtttacgagataaagggtcttgacagacagacggacggacggacagcaaagtaatcctacaagggttccatttttcctttttaggtacggaaccctaataaatattTGCTCTGGCGCTTTttaaatttcgacctatttacttgaaaatatggggatgaaagttcttaaggaacgtataagtatatttaacggaaatatgtgtagctatgctttgTAAAAAGGCCTTGACTTACagtaaaggacgtaaggtgagagttcactatgaagaattagtccttttgtgttggcagggtagaatacacgtcgtattgctaaaatgtggctacccgcaaaatatttatgttttaccaaagaacatcggatggatgtatgtatggaagaacaaaaaaaaatactttatatttatagcaatgtattaaaatagtttcGGTAAAccatagaagtttctatgtactattattggcagaataggtatcctatataaattaaataattcccaaaattactattccacgcggacgaagtcgcgggcaaaagctagttttataataaaatagcttaCTAGCCtatacctgcggcttcgcacgcgttaataCTATggttttctaccagtctgaagttgatcagtgcctcagcacgagccagcaggagtggacctatagtcatctacttcacctacgcactatacGCTATAAACACTcgtgctggctcgtgctgaggcaccgaccaacttcagactggaagaaaattattttcatggtttttttgtagccagttaaattttttgttataacatttttttcacactttttagtgtaaataatctaagatacaatagtttaatatcaactgttcgtcaccttttacgaaagattgctttttccgatgcagagacgttcattattgaggagtcctggtgcttcaccacacGTTTTACGATATGCATTACGagaagcataaattgcttagcaacaaaaaaaaattgaactcggttcataaatgacggagttctgaggtaacaaacattaaaaaaaaaaaaacaaccgaattgataacctccttttttgaacttggttaaaaaatatcataagcACTAATAACGATATCTTACAACCACGCACCTAAGACCTGTAAGAtgtcatgattggttatttggagtctttttgtatttttttgcaacgccaaatttgttatttggagttgaaataaaaaatacaaaaagaccccAAATAACCagtcataatttgattgcttagtagcgacatctcttgtcggggtgagcggttagttccgaaagtatgttacgtctctcgatgagagcgaaacacagatgtcgctagtgctgctgcttaagtagcgtagtagaaataagcaacctgagatatgggtgcattggagaaattcgtgtctgtactcctgtccagtagtAGTGTagggggtatggcacgcagcacggaatgctgaggacctgggttcgattcccagcgctggtctctttctggtttttctgtgcatccatttcTCAGTTTGTATTCTCTGTAAGATGTCGTTAGTAGTGCaatacttttcgatattttaatggtaggcgCGCTTACCCCCTGCCTTACCTcatattatattaggtatattgaGAGCAGTAGATCCAGTACATACTTACATTGATGAATACAGTACAGTCGTATTGCCATAGTATTAGGGTAATCCAATCACATATtaatttacaatgtttacaaACATCCTTATTGATATAAGTCACTATTATGAAATAATAGTGTAGTCATTTCTAACAGTGGGTGCACTTATTTCTCTCGGTGCTAACTGTATCGCTTGCCTACCTTCTATCAATAGAGTACAGGCAAGTGTAGTAGGTACAGTTAGACTGAGGCTCGCGAAGGCGGCTGGGGGGGCGCCTCGCTCGGATCCGCGTAGTTGCCCTGTCGAGACGGTCGAGTTACCTGACTAGTTATTACGCTATGCTTACAAGGAAGGAAGGGAGCATAATATAGgtagttatgtatgtatgtacgtataaGGAAGTAATTGTCTTTCTCTCATTCCAGTTAATAAAAGTCTGGAATTGGAAACTTTCAAATCACTGGACGCATTTGTTGGGCCGCAGTTGTCATCGATAGCATCAGCTATCAGCGAGCAGTGCGCATTGCACGCCCTCCAAACAGCACAGCTGGCTAACAGCGATAACAAGTTTGTCTACTTCAACAGATTAAACTTGGCTTTCAAAACATCCGTAAGTACAAGCTGtgtatgaatttaaaattaaaaatataagacATAATTTTATCCAACTTTAAATGCTTTCAGTCTCCACTAAACAAATTGATTCCCTCTACCACCATAAAACCCGAAGTTCTTAGTATAATTGGGGGCATGCATGCAGACAGACAAAGGTAAATTATTCATTTGTATACAACTGATTTGATTTAATAGACTCCTtagacaaatattttaaattaataaaaaaatctttcagtCTGGGAAATTACGGCGAAATTATTATCAAAACTCCAGATGAGTACTGGATTACAGGCAAATCGTCAAATGAAAGAGAATTCTATGTCATCATTCAAGAAAAGAATGCAAATCTAAAGGAAATTGCAGGTAAAGTAAATGCGATACACGCGACGCAATGTTTTACAGAGGGAGGGAGTCTGGGAAAAAAATAAACGAGCAAAGTGTCACATGTCACATTTTTTGAAATCATCTTAAAAATTCAGGCTAAATAAAGGCGCCTTCTTGGACGCGCTCAGCAAGCTAGTCTCCTTAAAATGCTTTTACACCAGCGAAGCGAAGTTTCACGACGAGACAAGGTGGGGTCATACATAACTAAAATCGCGCCAGCCGATTTCCAGCAAAAATtgccattcttattcttatggACTCGCAACCCATCGCGAaagttatatatttaaaatgcaaaattaataaacaccAAGCTCGCAGGAATACAGTTCGTTATTACATCaataaatatactcagcggcacaaaattaggcccacctttcatacaaaattaccgattctgcctacacttgagggccagatttttttccgctcagtaaTTTAAATTCACTAGTCGCATATCCTCGTCAATAGCATTCCCATTGAATATGTGCCAGGAGAGAATTGAAAATTtgccatacaa of the Choristoneura fumiferana chromosome 17, NRCan_CFum_1, whole genome shotgun sequence genome contains:
- the Ccz1 gene encoding vacuolar fusion protein CCZ1 → MIDVKTKIHSFFIFNSSFGPKEGEELKRVLFFHPSQVAADGRKLQVGLCEAVVKFMSTFSSEPCEALQTQTKRHIFYQPEKGYWMVLVVRIPYTTKALSAIGESRGDVIEPSVMYDLLISAYRLFRMFVGPFQDISPDEIYTTCDKFFGPYIASKNLTNDISDVIQGISYLPLDKNSFFKVLCFIDLVEVTYPDFKCVSFVYNEQLIWNGLSTNDMLTLYQYLVQKLLPEQVEKELQGGAVAAAQRHGRFILPQNGIRNQDDLQTLSKVHLMLEDDMESKQYYLIIYRTLSATVCFTVDVNKSLELETFKSLDAFVGPQLSSIASAISEQCALHALQTAQLANSDNKFVYFNRLNLAFKTSSPLNKLIPSTTIKPEVLSIIGGMHADRQSLGNYGEIIIKTPDEYWITGKSSNEREFYVIIQEKNANLKEIADEVKRICEVQMKGIFFYPM